The DNA window AACCTTTGTAAGATATGTAGAATAGACATGGACTGTGGGCAGATTGCTTGCTCCGACGTTCTCAGTCGACACCTGCATTGAGAGCTTTCCCTTTTTATTGTTGAAGATGAACGCAGAAGCCTGTGATGCCTGACAAGTGAAAACAGCCTTGCCGGCAGAATCAGGATTACACGAGTAGACAACATTAATCCCATCAACAACTTTCAGTTCATGAAATTCATTGACATTCAGCTCATACTTCACAAGATTTGCACTGTACAAACTGCCCACGAATCCGAGCAGAATTAAAAAGGAAACAAACGCTTTCATTTTATAATTTCGGTTTTGATTGATTTTATCAATTATTCAGCTTTAGATTACGGCACCGGTTCAAGCCTCCGGCTGATTTTTAACAACAATCTCCTCAACGCGTGCGAGAATCGCGAGCAAGTCTTCAAGATTTGAAGCCCGAAGCATCGCAATACGCATAGGACGGAAATTAAATATACCTTTAAATAACGGGGAAGCAGCCAGATGACGACGAATGTGAAGAATGCCACGATACTCATCAATCCTGTCGACACTTTCATGAATCTGACGGCGAAGAAACTCAAATTTTTCTTTAACACCAAGAGGTGCGTCAGAAGTCCCGTCGATATACCGCCTGATATCACTGAATATCCAAGGCGCACCGATCGACGCACGTCCGACCATTACACCATCAACTCCATAGCGGGTAAAGGCGTCACAGGCAAGCTCCGGGGTGGTTATATCTCCGTTCCCGATAACAGGAATGAAGAGACGCGGATTCTCCTTGACACGCGCAATCATTTCCCAGTCGGCAGAACCGTTATACATCTGAGACCGCGTACGGCCATGAACGGTGAGCGCTTTAATTCCACAGTCCTGCAACTGCTCGGCAAGTGTCACTATAATCTTGGATTCATGATCCCAGCCAAGTCTGGTCTTGACTGTCACCGGAAGACTGACCGCATCAACCACCGCACGTGTTATCTCAAGCATCTTGGGTATATCACGCAGCATGCCGGCGCCAGCCCCCTTTCCGGCCACCTTTTTCACCGGGCAACCGAAATTTATATCTATAATATCCGGCGAGGCTGCTTCGACAATCTTTGCAGCCTCAACCATCGGACCGACCTCACGCCCATAAATCTGTATGGCCGTAGGTCGTTCATTTGGATCAATGGCAAGCTTACGGGTGGTTGAGGGAATGTCTCGCACAAGCGCATCGGCACTGACAAACTCCGTGTAGACCATCGAAGCCCCCTGCTCTTTGCAAATCAACCGAAATGAGCGATCGGTCACATCCTCCATCGGAGCGAGCATTACAGGCCGCTCCCCTAAATCTATATCTGCTATCTTCATTGGCTATTAACGAGCTATAAGAAAAAATTGGTCATATCGTCGAGAAGACACTACAATGAATATCTACATCAATAACCGACATATCTATTTACAGGAACAAATTTAGCAAATTTTTCTCTATTATCCCCACCAGATAATATTCAAAAACCATTTATTGGTCAAAACCGCCAATATCTACGGAAAATCGCATAAAAAAAGAAGCTGGTCACTCTCAATCAGAGCAATCAGCTTAATTTTTTCTTGTCTAAGAAATTGAGACTATGCAGAGCCGAAATTATTCAGCAACAGCAGCAGAGTCAGCGGGAGCAGCTACGCTGTCAGCGGGAACTGAATCAGCAACAACTACTTCTTCTACAGCAACTTCTTCTACAACAGCAGCAGTGTCAGCGGCAGCCTTGTCAGAAGAACCGCAAGAGAAAAGTGATGCGCTGAATACAACAGCAAGTAATAAAACTAACTTTTTCATTTTTTTCTTTTTGATTAAATTATAAAACAATTTTAAGCTTC is part of the Duncaniella dubosii genome and encodes:
- the dusB gene encoding tRNA dihydrouridine synthase DusB translates to MKIADIDLGERPVMLAPMEDVTDRSFRLICKEQGASMVYTEFVSADALVRDIPSTTRKLAIDPNERPTAIQIYGREVGPMVEAAKIVEAASPDIIDINFGCPVKKVAGKGAGAGMLRDIPKMLEITRAVVDAVSLPVTVKTRLGWDHESKIIVTLAEQLQDCGIKALTVHGRTRSQMYNGSADWEMIARVKENPRLFIPVIGNGDITTPELACDAFTRYGVDGVMVGRASIGAPWIFSDIRRYIDGTSDAPLGVKEKFEFLRRQIHESVDRIDEYRGILHIRRHLAASPLFKGIFNFRPMRIAMLRASNLEDLLAILARVEEIVVKNQPEA
- a CDS encoding entericidin — translated: MKKLVLLLAVVFSASLFSCGSSDKAAADTAAVVEEVAVEEVVVADSVPADSVAAPADSAAVAE